One genomic window of Salvia hispanica cultivar TCC Black 2014 unplaced genomic scaffold, UniMelb_Shisp_WGS_1.0 HiC_scaffold_482, whole genome shotgun sequence includes the following:
- the LOC125199407 gene encoding kinesin-like protein KIN-5A, giving the protein MQSLTVDAEGKWNSFIETTKSNYVEDSVALEAGKCALEDDLQCCLRDLAEVSQQQRLSEESLLDAMKMNFDSEDSVIKNETAAIEKIHARFSSIAASFLEETQDATKKLMLSAENPLRLDQEASEKAGLLSARCLVSTKQASSIHSEQVADVSRRARKSLVDDYLVDSWSCQSPRKRNVVVASREEIESLMSLQSPKAHNAVAS; this is encoded by the exons ATGCAAAGTCTAACAGTAGATGCAGAGGGAAAGTGGAATAGTTTCATTGAGACAACAAAAAGCAACTATGTGGAAGATTCTGTTGCTTTGGAAGCCGGTAAATGCGCTCTTGAAGATGACCTTCAATGCTG CTTGAGAGACTTGGCAGAGGTTTCACAACAACAGAGATTGTCTGAAGAATCCCTCTTGGATGCGATGAAGATGAATTTTGACTCGGAAGATTCTGTTATCAA GAATGAAACAGCAGCTATTGAGAAGATCCATGCTCGATTTTCATCAATTGCAGCGTCGTTTCTTGAAGAAACACAGGATGCTACGAAGAAGTTAATGTTATCTGCTGAGA ATCCTCTCAGACTAGACCAGGAGGCATCGGAGAAGGCCGGGCTCCTAAGTGCACGTTGCCTCGTCTCCACGAAGCAAGCGAGCAGCATCCACTCTGAACAAGTAGCTGATGTTTCAAGAAGAGCAAGAAAATCCCTTGTTGATGACTACTTG GTGGATAGTTGGTCATGTCAAAGTCCGAGGAAGAGAAACGTGGTTGTGGCAAGTAGAGAAGAGATAGAGAGTTTGATGAGTTTGCAATCACCCAAAGCTCATAATGCAGTTGCATCCTAA
- the LOC125199405 gene encoding kinesin-like protein KIN-5A, which yields MDVRIDVSCDKKSSDAHAINNGLKINMNNLGLRLDAFMKQQEETHARTYHTSKYISSSLVHFFKTLKIYISKLTLIEEDCQTMAKQKLHAFTTKFEEISVAEEKLLLEEMAKLLANSSSRKKKMIQEAVGTC from the exons ATGGATGTGAGGATTGATGTTT CTTGTGACAAAAAGTCATCAGATGCTCATGCCATTAACAATGGTTTGAAAATTAACATGAACAATCTTGGATTGAGGTTAGATGCATTCATGAAGCAGCAGGAGGAG ACTCATGCACGAACCTACCATACATCCAAGTACATTTCCAGTAGCcttgttcattttttcaagACTTTGAAGATTTATATATCCAAATTGACACTCATTGAAGAGGATTGTCAAACTATGGCCAAACAGAAGCTGCACGCCTTCACGACAAAGTTTGAG GAAATTTCTGTTGCTGAAGAGAAGCTTTTATTGGAAGAAATGGCCAAACTTTTGGCAAATTCGAGTtctagaaagaagaaaatg ATACAAGAAGCAGTAGGCACGTGCTAG